Proteins encoded in a region of the Cytobacillus pseudoceanisediminis genome:
- a CDS encoding class I SAM-dependent DNA methyltransferase — translation MSYGKFAYLYDRLMEDVPYDSWIKLVNEKHAEFNVPGKKLLDLACGTGQLSIRLSKQGYDVTGVDLSEDMLAVAQAKAEQNGLQIPFYLQNMAELEGFSEFDIIGIFCDSLNYLKTESEVKDTFMRARAHLKRDGLFIFDVHSIYKIMQIFMNQTFAENDEEISYIWHSYQGEYPNSVEHDLSFFVLEEETGKYDRYDELHFQRTYPIDQYENWLRECGFELLDISADFEEGPPGSQAERIIFIAKKRN, via the coding sequence ATGAGCTACGGAAAGTTCGCTTATCTCTATGACAGGCTAATGGAAGATGTTCCTTATGACAGCTGGATTAAATTGGTCAATGAAAAGCATGCGGAATTTAATGTGCCCGGAAAAAAACTGCTGGACCTTGCCTGCGGCACAGGCCAGCTTTCTATAAGGCTAAGTAAACAGGGGTATGATGTTACTGGTGTGGACTTATCAGAGGATATGCTGGCTGTTGCACAGGCAAAGGCAGAACAGAACGGTCTGCAAATCCCCTTTTACCTGCAAAACATGGCTGAACTTGAAGGATTCAGTGAATTTGACATTATTGGCATTTTTTGTGATTCTTTAAATTATCTGAAGACGGAATCAGAGGTGAAGGACACCTTCATGAGGGCCCGCGCCCATTTGAAAAGGGATGGTCTTTTTATATTTGATGTTCACTCCATTTATAAAATCATGCAGATATTTATGAACCAGACATTTGCTGAAAATGATGAGGAAATTTCATATATCTGGCACAGCTATCAGGGTGAATATCCTAATTCTGTGGAGCATGATCTTTCATTTTTTGTCCTGGAAGAAGAAACCGGAAAGTATGACCGCTATGACGAACTTCACTTCCAGCGTACGTATCCTATTGATCAATATGAAAATTGGCTTAGAGAATGCGGATTTGAACTGCTAGACATTTCAGCAGATTTTGAAGAGGGCCCTCCAGGCAGTCAGGCTGAAAGAATCATTTTTATTGCAAAGAAAAGGAACTAA
- the aroE gene encoding shikimate dehydrogenase gives MKKLFGVIGDPISHSMSPAMHNDLFAAYSLDAHYQAFHISRENLTDAIIGFRAMGIAGFNVTVPHKEAIIPLLDELDPLAEAIGAVNTVVNQTGKLIGYNTDGSGYVKGLLNQKQSIKDKKVLIVGAGGAARAIYFTIAKEGPELLDICNRTPKRAEQIINDCPFRVPARVLSRPDAEGSLETYDLIVQTTSIGMHPEIGQSPLSVHKLKPGAFVSDIIYNPLETKLLTEAAEKGAGIQNGIDMFVYQGALAFEMWTGIGPDIERMRHKVLNQLGGLSC, from the coding sequence TTGAAAAAGCTGTTTGGGGTGATTGGGGATCCGATTTCCCATTCAATGTCCCCCGCTATGCACAATGATCTATTTGCCGCTTACAGTCTTGATGCACATTATCAGGCATTCCATATATCAAGGGAAAATCTGACGGATGCTATTATAGGGTTCAGGGCAATGGGCATTGCGGGATTTAATGTTACAGTACCGCATAAGGAGGCTATCATCCCTCTTTTAGATGAACTGGATCCCCTGGCAGAGGCTATTGGAGCAGTTAATACAGTAGTCAATCAAACCGGAAAGCTAATAGGCTATAATACGGATGGGAGCGGGTATGTAAAAGGCCTGCTGAATCAAAAACAATCAATTAAAGACAAGAAAGTGCTCATAGTGGGGGCGGGCGGAGCTGCAAGAGCCATTTATTTTACAATTGCCAAAGAAGGTCCTGAGCTTCTGGATATTTGCAATCGGACTCCAAAGAGGGCGGAACAAATTATAAATGATTGCCCTTTCCGTGTCCCGGCGCGAGTGCTGAGCAGACCGGACGCAGAAGGAAGCCTCGAGACATACGATCTAATAGTTCAGACTACATCGATAGGGATGCATCCGGAAATTGGCCAAAGCCCGCTTTCAGTACATAAGCTTAAGCCTGGAGCCTTTGTCAGTGATATCATATACAACCCGCTTGAAACAAAGCTTCTGACTGAGGCTGCTGAAAAGGGTGCGGGAATTCAGAATGGAATCGATATGTTTGTATATCAGGGTGCACTTGCTTTCGAGATGTGGACTGGTATTGGACCTGACATTGAAAGAATGAGACATAAAGTTTTAAATCAGCTGGGAGGATTATCATGCTAA
- the yqeK gene encoding bis(5'-nucleosyl)-tetraphosphatase (symmetrical) YqeK: MNREQALAIVKEQLTEHRYLHTVGVMETAINLAAKYGADTKKAELAAIFHDYAKFRPKEEMREIIIKEGMPSELLEYNSELWHAPVGAFLTEKEAGINDKEVLDAIRYHTSGRPGMVLLEKIIYLADYIEPGRHFPGVGEVRDLAETNLNKALIKAVQNTIMFLMKKGQPVFPASFQTYNDLVMNKED; encoded by the coding sequence ATGAATCGTGAACAGGCTCTTGCAATTGTAAAGGAACAGCTGACTGAACATCGCTACCTTCATACAGTAGGAGTGATGGAAACAGCCATTAACCTTGCAGCGAAATATGGTGCTGATACAAAGAAAGCGGAACTGGCGGCTATTTTTCATGATTATGCTAAGTTTCGCCCTAAGGAAGAGATGAGGGAAATTATCATTAAGGAAGGAATGCCAAGTGAGCTTTTGGAGTACAATAGTGAACTTTGGCATGCTCCCGTCGGTGCTTTTCTGACGGAGAAGGAAGCAGGAATTAATGATAAAGAGGTTTTGGATGCTATAAGGTACCATACTTCCGGCAGGCCGGGAATGGTGCTTCTTGAAAAGATCATATATCTTGCGGATTATATTGAACCTGGAAGGCACTTTCCAGGTGTTGGTGAAGTGCGTGATTTAGCGGAGACAAATCTGAACAAAGCCTTAATCAAGGCCGTCCAAAATACCATCATGTTTTTAATGAAAAAAGGGCAGCCGGTTTTTCCAGCGTCCTTTCAAACTTATAATGACCTTGTAATGAATAAGGAGGACTGA
- the rsfS gene encoding ribosome silencing factor, which yields MNENTLLMTAVKAADDKRAEDITVLNMKGISLISDYFVICHGNSDKQVQAIAREMKEKSEEHGFAVKRMEGFDEARWILVDMGDIVAHIFHKDERSYYNLERLWGDAPVENVQGMLNQ from the coding sequence ATGAATGAAAATACATTGCTGATGACAGCAGTTAAAGCAGCAGACGATAAACGGGCAGAAGATATAACAGTACTTAATATGAAAGGCATTTCTCTGATTTCGGACTACTTTGTAATTTGCCACGGCAACTCAGATAAACAAGTTCAGGCCATTGCTCGGGAAATGAAAGAAAAATCTGAAGAACACGGGTTTGCTGTTAAAAGGATGGAAGGTTTTGATGAAGCAAGGTGGATTCTAGTCGATATGGGTGATATAGTTGCTCATATTTTCCATAAGGATGAAAGAAGCTACTATAATCTGGAAAGACTTTGGGGCGATGCACCGGTCGAGAACGTTCAGGGCATGCTTAACCAATGA
- the yhbY gene encoding ribosome assembly RNA-binding protein YhbY translates to MLTGKQKRFLRSKAHHLNPIFQVGKGGVNENMIKQVGEALEARELLKVSVLQNCEEDRDTAQQLSKGTKADVVQIIGNIIVLYKESKENKQIDLP, encoded by the coding sequence ATGCTAACAGGAAAGCAAAAACGTTTTTTACGATCAAAAGCCCACCATTTAAACCCGATTTTCCAAGTAGGAAAGGGCGGGGTAAATGAAAATATGATTAAACAAGTTGGAGAAGCACTGGAAGCCCGTGAATTATTAAAGGTTTCAGTCCTTCAAAACTGTGAAGAAGACAGGGATACGGCGCAGCAGCTGTCAAAAGGTACAAAGGCTGATGTTGTACAAATCATCGGGAATATAATTGTTTTATATAAAGAATCGAAAGAAAACAAACAAATCGACTTGCCGTAA
- the yqeH gene encoding ribosome biogenesis GTPase YqeH yields MSEEQFVCIGCGVKVQTENPDELGYAPHSALQKETIICQRCFRLKHYNEVQDVSLTDDDFLKILNEIGQSDALIVKIVDIFDFNGSWLPGLHRFVGNNKILLVGNKVDLLPKSVKTNKLINWMKQESKQLGLKPEEVYLASAAKGYSINEIAAAIDHYREGKDVYVVGCTNVGKSTFINRILKEVTGEGDVITTSHFPGTTLDIIEIPLSDGKALVDTPGIINHHQMAHYVDKRDLKVITPKKEIKPKVYQLNEAQTLFFGGLARFDYIAGGRRSFVCHFSNELTIHRTKTEKADELYRNHAGEMLTPPREEQMETFPELVKHEFTIKEPKTDIVFSGLGWITVNEAGAKVAAYVPKGVHAMIRKSLI; encoded by the coding sequence GTGAGTGAAGAACAATTTGTTTGCATAGGCTGTGGAGTAAAAGTTCAAACAGAAAATCCTGATGAGCTGGGCTATGCTCCTCATTCAGCTCTGCAGAAGGAAACGATTATTTGCCAGCGCTGTTTTAGGCTGAAACATTATAATGAAGTTCAGGATGTAAGCTTGACGGATGATGATTTTCTTAAGATCCTGAATGAAATTGGACAAAGTGATGCACTTATCGTGAAGATTGTGGACATCTTTGATTTTAACGGGAGCTGGCTTCCTGGGCTCCACCGTTTTGTAGGCAACAATAAAATCCTGCTTGTAGGAAACAAAGTTGACCTTCTTCCAAAGTCGGTGAAAACAAACAAGCTGATTAACTGGATGAAGCAGGAATCAAAACAGTTGGGACTGAAACCGGAAGAAGTCTATCTGGCAAGTGCTGCGAAAGGGTACTCCATTAACGAGATTGCAGCAGCTATCGACCATTACCGGGAAGGAAAAGACGTGTATGTAGTAGGGTGTACAAATGTAGGTAAATCCACATTCATCAATCGTATATTAAAGGAAGTAACAGGTGAGGGCGATGTCATCACAACTTCCCACTTTCCTGGCACAACCCTTGATATTATCGAAATACCTTTATCTGACGGAAAAGCTTTAGTAGATACGCCAGGTATAATAAACCATCATCAAATGGCCCATTATGTAGATAAAAGGGACTTAAAGGTTATAACACCTAAAAAGGAAATAAAGCCTAAGGTTTACCAGCTGAATGAAGCGCAGACTCTGTTCTTTGGCGGACTGGCAAGGTTTGATTACATTGCCGGGGGCCGACGTTCATTTGTTTGCCATTTCTCCAATGAACTAACTATTCACCGCACCAAAACTGAAAAGGCCGATGAGCTGTATCGGAATCATGCGGGAGAGATGCTCACACCGCCAAGGGAGGAACAAATGGAAACCTTCCCGGAGCTTGTGAAACATGAATTCACAATAAAAGAACCAAAAACAGATATAGTATTTTCAGGGCTTGGCTGGATTACAGTAAATGAAGCCGGGGCCAAGGTAGCTGCATATGTTCCTAAAGGTGTCCATGCCATGATAAGGAAGTCTTTAATTTAG
- a CDS encoding nicotinate-nucleotide adenylyltransferase, with product MEKVGILGGTFNPPHLGHLIIANEVMSSHGLDEIWFMPNHEPPHKKRSDNVSSGDRTEMLKLALQSHPGFKLQLIELERDGPSFTYDTIRILKENYPQKQFYFIIGADMVEYLPKWHNIDKLLELITFIGVRRPSYNLQTPYPILYADVPEMGISSSMIRSRVKEGGTIRYLVPDAIRSYIKENHLYES from the coding sequence ATGGAAAAGGTAGGCATACTTGGAGGGACCTTTAATCCGCCTCATTTAGGCCATCTCATTATCGCGAATGAGGTAATGTCTTCTCATGGTTTGGATGAAATCTGGTTTATGCCGAACCATGAACCTCCCCATAAAAAGCGGTCTGATAATGTGAGCAGCGGTGATCGTACAGAAATGCTGAAACTGGCATTGCAGAGCCATCCCGGCTTTAAATTGCAATTGATTGAGCTGGAGCGCGATGGTCCTTCATTTACCTACGATACAATCAGGATTTTGAAGGAAAACTATCCTCAAAAGCAATTTTATTTTATTATTGGAGCTGACATGGTTGAGTATCTGCCCAAGTGGCATAACATTGACAAACTTCTTGAATTGATTACCTTTATAGGAGTGAGGCGGCCATCTTACAATCTGCAGACTCCGTATCCGATTCTTTATGCTGACGTTCCTGAAATGGGGATATCCTCGAGTATGATCAGAAGCCGTGTAAAGGAAGGCGGAACTATTCGCTATCTGGTACCGGATGCTATACGGAGTTATATAAAGGAGAATCATTTATATGAATCGTGA
- the comER gene encoding late competence protein ComER → MKIGIIGTGNMGRILTEAFLDGGTVSPSSMTITNRTAAKAMDIKETHPDITVVNNAREAAHRSSLIFICVKPHDVYNVVQDILPSLSKDKCVVSITSPISVKQLESILPCSAARTIPSITNRALSGVSLLSFGEQCSEHWKGILHKLFESISTPVFIEENITRVSSDIVSCGPAFFSYLTQRFINAAVAETEIDKETATKLAGEMLIGLGDLLKKGFYTLPTLQEKVCVKGGITGEGIKILESELGTVFEHLFQATHSKYDEDLIEVKKQYSLH, encoded by the coding sequence ATGAAAATCGGTATAATTGGCACAGGTAACATGGGGAGAATACTGACCGAGGCTTTCCTCGATGGCGGAACCGTTTCCCCATCCTCCATGACAATTACCAATCGGACAGCGGCAAAAGCGATGGATATAAAGGAAACTCATCCGGATATTACAGTTGTAAATAACGCAAGAGAGGCCGCACATCGTTCTTCACTTATCTTCATTTGTGTAAAGCCTCATGATGTGTATAATGTCGTTCAGGATATTTTGCCGTCCCTGTCAAAAGATAAATGTGTAGTTTCAATAACCAGCCCTATTAGTGTAAAACAGCTTGAATCTATTCTGCCCTGTTCAGCAGCCAGGACGATTCCAAGCATAACAAATCGGGCCTTATCGGGGGTTTCGCTTTTATCATTCGGTGAACAGTGCAGCGAGCATTGGAAAGGGATACTTCATAAGCTTTTTGAAAGCATCTCCACGCCTGTCTTTATCGAGGAAAATATTACACGGGTTTCTTCAGATATTGTCAGCTGCGGACCTGCCTTTTTCAGCTATTTGACACAGCGCTTCATCAACGCGGCAGTTGCAGAAACGGAGATTGATAAAGAAACAGCCACAAAGCTTGCAGGAGAGATGCTGATCGGACTTGGGGATTTACTGAAAAAGGGATTTTATACATTGCCGACATTACAGGAGAAGGTATGCGTCAAAGGAGGAATTACAGGAGAGGGAATTAAGATTCTTGAAAGCGAGCTTGGCACAGTATTTGAGCACTTATTCCAGGCAACACATTCCAAGTATGACGAAGATCTTATTGAGGTAAAGAAACAGTATTCTCTCCATTAG